A genomic region of Rhipicephalus sanguineus isolate Rsan-2018 chromosome 3, BIME_Rsan_1.4, whole genome shotgun sequence contains the following coding sequences:
- the LOC119387178 gene encoding uncharacterized protein LOC119387178, producing the protein MGQIQEAIERPYEAIRSYKCCLDLDESQKDVLLKICKIYADLPADRQTIQYWLEQAEDHFPGHSIVVKLKEILTRAQGMPDVKDKEDLITSEIMESPLDVELRVKLLELLLETGRVRDAYMHALQAEGDPQFNAVTTYSLLWQRCVTNVIKVCYRDRAENKLRVDEFFLTTYLLRLDQLATLTLHNPNSSSLCALSGSRGTEPNKQGEKSALEDAISAIGS; encoded by the exons ATGGGACAGATTCAGGAGGCCATTGAACGCCCATATGAAGCCATTAGATCTTATAAGTG TTGCTTGGACCTGGATGAAAGCCAGAAGGATGTTTTGTTAAAAA tttgCAAAATCTATGCTGACTTACCTGCTGACCGACAAACGATTCAG TATTGGCTGGAACAAGCTGAAGACCACTTTCCTGGTCATAGCATTGTGGTTAAACTCAAG GAAATTTTGACAAGAGCCCAAGGTATGCCTGATGTGAAGGACAAGGAGGATCTGATCACATCAGAAATT ATGGAAAGTCCACTGGACGTGGAATTAAGAGTCAAGCTCCTCGAGCTGCTACTGGAAACTGGGCGTGTGCGGGATGCCTACATGCACGCCCTTCAAGCAGAGGGGGACCCACAATTCAATGCTGTGACTACATACTCGCTTCTGTGGCAACGCTGTGTGACCAATGTCATCAAG GTATGCTACCGAGATCGAGCTGAGAACAAGCTGAGAGTAGATGAGTTCTTCCTGACCACGTATTTGCTGAGATTGGACCAGCTGGCCACTCTGACGCTGCACAACCCAAACAGTTCATCACTGTGTGCTCTGTCTGGTTCTAGAGGCACAGAGCCAAACAAGCAGGGGGAGAAATCCGCACTGGAGGACGCTATCAGTGCCATTGGATCGTGA